From a single Salvelinus sp. IW2-2015 linkage group LG22, ASM291031v2, whole genome shotgun sequence genomic region:
- the shkbp1 gene encoding SH3KBP1-binding protein 1 isoform X1, with protein sequence MNIPTFKHMANMARTGDIIHLNVGGKRFSTSKQTLTWVPDSFFSSLLSGRISTLKDETGAIFIDRDPSLFTPILNFLRTKELFPRSINVHLLMHEAEFYGITPLVRKLQLCDELDRSSCGNVLFNGYLPPPVYPAKRRNRHSVAGPQYMGGRALPMERAPVRRSNTMPPNLGNAGILGKATMEERISGAQLADPGMVRIICGHHNWIAVAYAQFVVCYRVKESTGWQQVFTSPRLDWVIDRVALNAKVMGGSLGDNDKMVAVASGTEIILWTICPDGNGNEIGVFSLNVPVEALFFVANQLIATSHTGKVGVWNAVTKHWQNQDVVPINSYDTAGSFLILGCNNGSIYYIDVQKFPLRMKDNDLLVTELYRDPTEDAITALSVYLTPKTIPNVSSGDSGNWIEIAYGTSSGTVRVIVQHPETVGSGPQLFQTFSVHRSPVTKIMLSEKHLISVCADNNHVRTWTVTRFRGMISTQPGSTPLTSFKVLSLEDIDGHGGCAAGTEIGPYGERDDQQVFIQRVVPDTDKLYVRLSSNGKRVCEVRSVDGTSITSFMVHECEGSSRIGSRPRRYLFSGHANGSIQMWDLTTAMEIAGKVDIRALGGPTEEELLELLDQCDLALTRTPDMSPAASFIHSSSPRASTSSLQSQLSESSKERGARGGVSSSGPFSGSLPRQAPPVPLTKPRDMNLSMVGLGLQPHHLGLSQASLSSSGSPRPGRTALQDRDRDGGMGSLRRGSFVERCQELAKVSDSAGGAEGGTRRSLAVCSELEARLGLRTPASFSIPPAASPASSLSSSLRRPHPTSPSPAPATIVSPTRSQTPVSPRRADTSPTTEAPPPEAAAATPESSSPVPPTSPKPPMNETSF encoded by the exons ATGAACATTCCCACATTTAAACATATGGCTAATATGGCAAGGACCGGAGACATTATCCATTTAAacgttggaggaaaaag GTTCAGCACCTCCAAACAGACATTGACATGGGTCCCAGACTCATTTTTCTCAAG TCTTCTAAGTGGGAGGATCTCAACCTTGAAGGATGAAACTGGAGCG ATCTTCATAGATCGGGACCCATCTCTCTTTACTCCCATACTGAACTTCCTGCGCACTAAAGAGTTGTTTCCCAG GTCCATAAATGTGCACCTGCTAATGCATGAAGCTGAGTTCTATGGAATCACTCCGTTGG TGCGTAAGCTGCAGCTTTGTGACGAGCTGGACCGATCCTCCTGTGGAAACGTGCTCTTCAATGGCTATCTGCCACCTCCAG TGTACCCAGCGAAGCGGCGGAACCGTCATAGTGTGGCGGGGCCTCAGTATATGGGTGGGCGTGCCCTGCCCATGGAGAGAGCTCCAGTGAGACGCAGCAACACTATGCCACCCAACCTAGGCAACGCGGGCATACTGGGTAAAGCAACGATGGAGGAGAGGATAAGTGGTG CTCAGCTTGCAGACCCAGGCATGGTCCGCATCATCTGTGGCCACCACAACTGGATCGCTGTGGCTTATGCCCAGTTTGTTGTTTGCTACCG AGTGAAGGAGTCTACAGGCTGGCAGCAGGTGTTCACCAGTCCCCGCCTGGACTGGGTGATTGACAGGGTGGCGCTCAATGCCAAGGTGATGGGCGGCTCCCTGGGAGACAACGACAAGATGGTGGCCGTGGCCTCGGGCACAGAGATCATCCTCTGGACTATCTGTCCCGACGGCAACGGCAACGAGATAG GTGTGTTCAGTCTGAATGTCCCCGTGGAGGCTCTCTTCTTCGTGGCGAACCAGCTGATTGCCACCAGCCACACAGGGAAAGTGGGAGTATGGAATGCGGTGACCAAACATTGGCAG AATCAAGACGTGGTTCCCATTAACAGTTATGATACTGCCGGCTCCTTCCTAATTCTAGGCTGTAACAATGGGTCCATATATTATATAG ATGTTCAGAAGTTTCCATTGAGGATGAAGGACAATGACCTCTTAGTGACAGAGTTGTACCGCGACCCCACAGAGGACGCCATCACTGCTCTCAGCGTCTACCTCACGCCCAAAACAA TCCCCAATGTGTCGTCAGGCGACAGCGGCAATTGGATCGAGATCGCCTACGGGACCAGCTCGGGCACGGTGCGGGTCATAGTGCAGCACCCGGAGACCGTTGGCTCTGGGCCCCAGCTCTTCCAGACCTTCTCAGTCCACCGCAGCCCCGTCACCAAGATCATGCTCTCTGAGAAACACCTCATATCAG TGTGTGCAGACAACAACCACGTGCGGACCTGGACGGTGACTCGCTTCAGGGGCATGATCTCCACCCAGCCAGGCTCCACCCCCCTCACCTCCTTCAAGGTCCTCTCCCTGGAGGACATCGACGGCCACGGGGGCTGTGCTGCCGGCACTGAGATAG GTCCGTATGGCGAGAGAGACGACCAGCAGGTATTTATCCAGAGGGTCGTCCCTGACACAGACAAACTCTACGTGCGCCTCTCGTCCAACGGGAAGAGGGTGTGTGAGGTGCGCTCTGTGGACggcacctccatcacctccttcaTGGTGCACGAGTGCGAGGGGTCCAGCCGCATCGGCTCACGTCCCCGCCGCTACCTCTTCAGTGGCCACGCCAACGGGAGCATCCAGATGTGGGACCTGACCACCGCCATGGAGATCGCAGGGAAAGTGGACATCAGGG CGCTGGGCGGCCCTACAGAGGAGGAGCTCCTGGAGCTGTTAGACCAGTGTGACCTGGCTCTGACCCGTACGCCTGACATGAGTCCCGCCGCCTCCTTCATCCACTCCTCCAGCCCCCGAGCCTCCACCTCCAG TTTGCAGTCCCAGCTGAGTGAGAGCTCCAAGGAGCGCGGGGCCAGAGGAGGTGTGAGCAGCTCGGGTCCCTTCTCTGGTAGCCTGCCCCGTCAGGCCCCTCCGGTGCCCCTCACCAAACCCCGGGATATGAATCTCTCCATGGTGGGGTTGGGCCTCCAGCCCCACCACCTGGGTCTGAGCCAGGCTTCCCTCAGCAGCAGCGGCAGCCCCCGGCCCGGCCGCACCGCCCTCCAGGACAGAGACCGGGACGGAGGCATGGGGTCTCTGCGCAGGGGCAGCTTCGTGGAACGTTGTCAGGAGCTTGCCAAGGTCTCGGACTCTGCAGGAGGGGCTGAGGGGGGCACGCGGCGCAGCCTGGCCGTATGCTCAGAGTTGGAGGCTAGACTGGGCCTACGGACCCCCGcctctttctccatccccccTGCAGCCTCTCCCGCCTCATCTTTATCTTCATCACTGCGCCGACCACATCCCACCTCACCCAGCCCTGCCCCTGCTACAATCGTCAGTCCAACCCGCTCCCAGACCCCCGTGTCGCCTCGTCGAGCTGACACCTCCCCTACTACAGAAGCCCCGCCCCCTGAGGCTGCAGCAGCCACCCCAGAGAGCTCCTCCCCTGTTCCCCCCACCAGTCCTAAACCCCCTATGAATGAGACCAGCTTCTGA
- the shkbp1 gene encoding SH3KBP1-binding protein 1 isoform X2, which yields MNIPTFKHMANMARTGDIIHLNVGGKRFSTSKQTLTWVPDSFFSSLLSGRISTLKDETGAIFIDRDPSLFTPILNFLRTKELFPRSINVHLLMHEAEFYGITPLVRKLQLCDELDRSSCGNVLFNGYLPPPVYPAKRRNRHSVAGPQYMGGRALPMERAPVRRSNTMPPNLGNAGILGKATMEERISGAQLADPGMVRIICGHHNWIAVAYAQFVVCYRVKESTGWQQVFTSPRLDWVIDRVALNAKVMGGSLGDNDKMVAVASGTEIILWTICPDGNGNEIGVFSLNVPVEALFFVANQLIATSHTGKVGVWNAVTKHWQNQDVVPINSYDTAGSFLILGCNNGSIYYIDVQKFPLRMKDNDLLVTELYRDPTEDAITALSVYLTPKTSDSGNWIEIAYGTSSGTVRVIVQHPETVGSGPQLFQTFSVHRSPVTKIMLSEKHLISVCADNNHVRTWTVTRFRGMISTQPGSTPLTSFKVLSLEDIDGHGGCAAGTEIGPYGERDDQQVFIQRVVPDTDKLYVRLSSNGKRVCEVRSVDGTSITSFMVHECEGSSRIGSRPRRYLFSGHANGSIQMWDLTTAMEIAGKVDIRALGGPTEEELLELLDQCDLALTRTPDMSPAASFIHSSSPRASTSSLQSQLSESSKERGARGGVSSSGPFSGSLPRQAPPVPLTKPRDMNLSMVGLGLQPHHLGLSQASLSSSGSPRPGRTALQDRDRDGGMGSLRRGSFVERCQELAKVSDSAGGAEGGTRRSLAVCSELEARLGLRTPASFSIPPAASPASSLSSSLRRPHPTSPSPAPATIVSPTRSQTPVSPRRADTSPTTEAPPPEAAAATPESSSPVPPTSPKPPMNETSF from the exons ATGAACATTCCCACATTTAAACATATGGCTAATATGGCAAGGACCGGAGACATTATCCATTTAAacgttggaggaaaaag GTTCAGCACCTCCAAACAGACATTGACATGGGTCCCAGACTCATTTTTCTCAAG TCTTCTAAGTGGGAGGATCTCAACCTTGAAGGATGAAACTGGAGCG ATCTTCATAGATCGGGACCCATCTCTCTTTACTCCCATACTGAACTTCCTGCGCACTAAAGAGTTGTTTCCCAG GTCCATAAATGTGCACCTGCTAATGCATGAAGCTGAGTTCTATGGAATCACTCCGTTGG TGCGTAAGCTGCAGCTTTGTGACGAGCTGGACCGATCCTCCTGTGGAAACGTGCTCTTCAATGGCTATCTGCCACCTCCAG TGTACCCAGCGAAGCGGCGGAACCGTCATAGTGTGGCGGGGCCTCAGTATATGGGTGGGCGTGCCCTGCCCATGGAGAGAGCTCCAGTGAGACGCAGCAACACTATGCCACCCAACCTAGGCAACGCGGGCATACTGGGTAAAGCAACGATGGAGGAGAGGATAAGTGGTG CTCAGCTTGCAGACCCAGGCATGGTCCGCATCATCTGTGGCCACCACAACTGGATCGCTGTGGCTTATGCCCAGTTTGTTGTTTGCTACCG AGTGAAGGAGTCTACAGGCTGGCAGCAGGTGTTCACCAGTCCCCGCCTGGACTGGGTGATTGACAGGGTGGCGCTCAATGCCAAGGTGATGGGCGGCTCCCTGGGAGACAACGACAAGATGGTGGCCGTGGCCTCGGGCACAGAGATCATCCTCTGGACTATCTGTCCCGACGGCAACGGCAACGAGATAG GTGTGTTCAGTCTGAATGTCCCCGTGGAGGCTCTCTTCTTCGTGGCGAACCAGCTGATTGCCACCAGCCACACAGGGAAAGTGGGAGTATGGAATGCGGTGACCAAACATTGGCAG AATCAAGACGTGGTTCCCATTAACAGTTATGATACTGCCGGCTCCTTCCTAATTCTAGGCTGTAACAATGGGTCCATATATTATATAG ATGTTCAGAAGTTTCCATTGAGGATGAAGGACAATGACCTCTTAGTGACAGAGTTGTACCGCGACCCCACAGAGGACGCCATCACTGCTCTCAGCGTCTACCTCACGCCCAAAACAA GCGACAGCGGCAATTGGATCGAGATCGCCTACGGGACCAGCTCGGGCACGGTGCGGGTCATAGTGCAGCACCCGGAGACCGTTGGCTCTGGGCCCCAGCTCTTCCAGACCTTCTCAGTCCACCGCAGCCCCGTCACCAAGATCATGCTCTCTGAGAAACACCTCATATCAG TGTGTGCAGACAACAACCACGTGCGGACCTGGACGGTGACTCGCTTCAGGGGCATGATCTCCACCCAGCCAGGCTCCACCCCCCTCACCTCCTTCAAGGTCCTCTCCCTGGAGGACATCGACGGCCACGGGGGCTGTGCTGCCGGCACTGAGATAG GTCCGTATGGCGAGAGAGACGACCAGCAGGTATTTATCCAGAGGGTCGTCCCTGACACAGACAAACTCTACGTGCGCCTCTCGTCCAACGGGAAGAGGGTGTGTGAGGTGCGCTCTGTGGACggcacctccatcacctccttcaTGGTGCACGAGTGCGAGGGGTCCAGCCGCATCGGCTCACGTCCCCGCCGCTACCTCTTCAGTGGCCACGCCAACGGGAGCATCCAGATGTGGGACCTGACCACCGCCATGGAGATCGCAGGGAAAGTGGACATCAGGG CGCTGGGCGGCCCTACAGAGGAGGAGCTCCTGGAGCTGTTAGACCAGTGTGACCTGGCTCTGACCCGTACGCCTGACATGAGTCCCGCCGCCTCCTTCATCCACTCCTCCAGCCCCCGAGCCTCCACCTCCAG TTTGCAGTCCCAGCTGAGTGAGAGCTCCAAGGAGCGCGGGGCCAGAGGAGGTGTGAGCAGCTCGGGTCCCTTCTCTGGTAGCCTGCCCCGTCAGGCCCCTCCGGTGCCCCTCACCAAACCCCGGGATATGAATCTCTCCATGGTGGGGTTGGGCCTCCAGCCCCACCACCTGGGTCTGAGCCAGGCTTCCCTCAGCAGCAGCGGCAGCCCCCGGCCCGGCCGCACCGCCCTCCAGGACAGAGACCGGGACGGAGGCATGGGGTCTCTGCGCAGGGGCAGCTTCGTGGAACGTTGTCAGGAGCTTGCCAAGGTCTCGGACTCTGCAGGAGGGGCTGAGGGGGGCACGCGGCGCAGCCTGGCCGTATGCTCAGAGTTGGAGGCTAGACTGGGCCTACGGACCCCCGcctctttctccatccccccTGCAGCCTCTCCCGCCTCATCTTTATCTTCATCACTGCGCCGACCACATCCCACCTCACCCAGCCCTGCCCCTGCTACAATCGTCAGTCCAACCCGCTCCCAGACCCCCGTGTCGCCTCGTCGAGCTGACACCTCCCCTACTACAGAAGCCCCGCCCCCTGAGGCTGCAGCAGCCACCCCAGAGAGCTCCTCCCCTGTTCCCCCCACCAGTCCTAAACCCCCTATGAATGAGACCAGCTTCTGA